CGCTTCACGTATTGGCTGGCCACGCGGATGGAAAACGGTGGAGTGCTCAAGAATCGCTTGGGGTCTTTCTTCAAGGCATTGAGTAACCCGTCTGCCGCTGCCAGCACATCGGCATCAGTGCTACCTTGTAAATTGGTCACGGCGTCAAAGTGATCAAGCCAGCCAGCGACACTCTCCGGGAGCAAGCGAAGCTTCTGCTCAGCATGCTGCAAGAGGGCTTGAAAGTACGCTTGCTTCTCTTCTGGTGTGGCGTTCCGCTCGGGATACGGATGCTTGGCGCGCCAACGCTCGTCAATCATCCACCGGGTTGTGCTGTAGTAAGGATAGAGACGCCGCATTTGCTCTTCCACCCAGTTTTGCCCTTCCGTGTCGTTCACATATTTGTACCCCTGATACAGCGTCCAGAACCACTGGCGCTCGGAAGTCAGGTTGAGCGCCCGTAAGCGTTTCACATCTTCTGCTACTTGTTGGCGCAGCGCAGCGTGTTCCGGCACCGGCCGGGCGCGAAATTCTAATTCCCAGAGCTGTTCGTAGGCTGTCACCGACTCAATATCCTTCTTTCCTTGAATCCGCGCCCGCAACCGAGCCGTTAGCTCCCGCAATTGCTGTTGGTCAGTGATCAACGAGGCGTAACGATAGGCCTCCATCGCGTCCGGGCAGAGCTTCATGAACTCGGCCAGATGTGTGCGTGCCTTGTTCCGGTCCAGAGAGAAGTAAATGCTGGTTAGTAACAGATGCGTCCACGGAAACAAGGGCGATTGCTTCAAGGCTTTCTCCGCAACCGGAAGGGCTTCTTCGGGATTGCGTCGGCTAAGCAACCGTCCGTACAGATAGAGCGCGGTCGGATCATTCGGGCGCTTTTCCATGCGGGCTTGATATTCAGCGATCAGACGCGGCAGGTCCTCCTCATGGCTGAGCGCGTCTTGATACTCGCGATGAACAAAGAGGTCGTCAGGATATTTCTTCAGCAGCTCGCGCAACTGTCTGAACCTCTGCTCTTGGATCTCCTGAGAAGGAATTCGCTCATCGTCATCGTGGGGCAGCTTATCCAACGCAGCTTTGACTTTCGGCGAAGGCGCACACCCGTACTGCGAGCTTTGTGCGCGCCCCGCAAGTGGCATGGAACACACGATAACCAAGAGCACTAAGCAATGACTGAAGCGAACAATGATGGAAGAAAATGAACTTTCGCACATACTGGTTTCCCTCCTTGCGCGCGATTCTAGCAAACCAAGGAGGGCAAGCCAAGTTTGATTTACACAGGTTGGCGAACATCGGACGCTCAATCTGGCAATAGGTGGCATCTGGGAATGCAGGCTCGCAACAATCTGCTTAAAAGTCATAGGCCGGTGAGGCGGCTATGGTTGCTGTCTCGTCCTGAAACTCAACGAACCAATCACAACACCGCGCCACGGCAATCGCTCGCGTGGCTCCGTGGTTACCGACTTGTTCAGTCAGCATCACCGCGCAGGACCTTGAGAAGCCTACCGAAACCTATTCGGTTGCTGACGCGGCTGCGTCGCTGCCGACTTGTGAAATACCACCGGCGGATAGATTGAGCACACGGATTCAAATTGAAGAATCGAGCACCCAACAACCACACTCTCCCTGTCCAATCCCAAGATAGATTGAGCACACGGATTGAAATTGAAGGATCGAAGATTGTCTCTTCTCATCTTCGATCCTCCGTCTTCCAGCGTTAGTTCTCAAATACTACGGCTGTGGCCAGGGCGGTGGGACGAAGTTTGGCAAAAAGCCAAGCGCTTCGGGGAAAGCTGAGGCCGACGGTCGCATGCCCGTTCTAACCCAAGAGTCCATCGCTTCAGCGACAGCAACAAGCTGGGCAACCGTGAAAGTGCAGTGCCCGACTGAATCGGTATAAACTTGCAGCAGGTTCTCCTCTCGGCCAGCTTGCCGCACGGTCTCACGGTAAGCCGACATGTTGGCCGGCAGCACAAGGCCATCAATCCTCGTATGGAGCGTCAGCACGGGCCGGGTGATCTGGCCGGTGTACTCGGCATAGTTCTCCAGATAGCGGCGCGCCTTGGGCGGGGGATTGAAATTTCTTCTGGCATTCATCTGAGCCAGCAACGAATCCGCATCAACGCCCAATGCGGCCAGATAGGCCTTTTCCTGAGGCGTCAGCCGATAAACATGATCGAGGTTTTGAACCACTGGACCGCCAGCGCGTCGTTCCAGCTCAGCGCGCGCTTCCGTCACGAAGAAGAAGTCCTGGAAGAGCCAATTTGAACCCGTGTAGAAATCCTCAGCCGGTCCACCCAGCACCAATCGAATGAACTCGAAACGGCCGAAGTTGGCTCGGTCACGCACCTGAGCTAGCAGCACAGGCACAACATCCCTCTGGAAATTCAGGTCATCGCGCACGTCTTCAGGCGCGCCCCACGCCGATGGCCAACCGAACGTCACGTCATAAGCCAACGCAATCGCTCCGGTCAAGTCAAAATTCCGTGGTGTGCCGGCGCCAAGCCCGCAGCCCGGAATCACTCCATCGTAGACATTGGGGTAATCCTCGATGCTCTTGAAAGCGACGACTGAACCCATCGAAGTGCCCCAGAGAATCGTGTATTGCGGCTCGCCGATCCGTCCTTTGA
This genomic interval from Blastocatellia bacterium contains the following:
- a CDS encoding redoxin domain-containing protein, with the translated sequence MCESSFSSIIVRFSHCLVLLVIVCSMPLAGRAQSSQYGCAPSPKVKAALDKLPHDDDERIPSQEIQEQRFRQLRELLKKYPDDLFVHREYQDALSHEEDLPRLIAEYQARMEKRPNDPTALYLYGRLLSRRNPEEALPVAEKALKQSPLFPWTHLLLTSIYFSLDRNKARTHLAEFMKLCPDAMEAYRYASLITDQQQLRELTARLRARIQGKKDIESVTAYEQLWELEFRARPVPEHAALRQQVAEDVKRLRALNLTSERQWFWTLYQGYKYVNDTEGQNWVEEQMRRLYPYYSTTRWMIDERWRAKHPYPERNATPEEKQAYFQALLQHAEQKLRLLPESVAGWLDHFDAVTNLQGSTDADVLAAADGLLNALKKDPKRFLSTPPFSIRVASQYVKRNLRIEQVPLLIQEGINEVEQRAARASHSKQLRKIEEHNLKYTRWVAWPLLVDAYLRLNQHEKAREVLAQMNAALVEEKPDEKAKPGEHRLYAQRQATVWKWTGRLAEAENRKLDAIAFYQHALRTHPKEWPLDDEGSDKLPEKVRRMWTELGGTQDGWAAWNAMLAADRSVAEATEVTNWEKQDKVLPDFELSDLQGKPWRLADLKGKVAFINVWATWCGPCRKELPHVQKLHEQMKDRQDVLVLTFNVDTAIGLVEPFVKKNGYTFTVIPAQAYVQDLVPVLAIPRNWIIGPDGILRLEQVGFGGDGDKWIAQVIEAIAKVQSGQDK
- a CDS encoding DUF6351 family protein, which produces MKKVVLIGLLVLSFLLASWPLPTTATAQGPVELEGTLHGAPYKIRVPANWNGTLLVFAHGYTRRLEAAPGGTPVENALLARGYALAGSAYLTDGWAVKEGIADTLALVSFFKGRIGEPQYTILWGTSMGSVVAFKSIEDYPNVYDGVIPGCGLGAGTPRNFDLTGAIALAYDVTFGWPSAWGAPEDVRDDLNFQRDVVPVLLAQVRDRANFGRFEFIRLVLGGPAEDFYTGSNWLFQDFFFVTEARAELERRAGGPVVQNLDHVYRLTPQEKAYLAALGVDADSLLAQMNARRNFNPPPKARRYLENYAEYTGQITRPVLTLHTRIDGLVLPANMSAYRETVRQAGREENLLQVYTDSVGHCTFTVAQLVAVAEAMDSWVRTGMRPSASAFPEALGFLPNFVPPPWPQP